A window of Maniola jurtina chromosome W, ilManJurt1.1, whole genome shotgun sequence contains these coding sequences:
- the LOC123879915 gene encoding carnitine O-palmitoyltransferase 1, muscle isoform-like, with amino-acid sequence MAEAHSAVAFSFAITHDGWDVNFDREVLYLVWESGLRSWKKRLARFRNSIHNGVYPGHLQSLYFLWTVLVAAHFAGLNIPFGLVQKALTILPSNSTLWQVIACLLAALVMWLTVIFLMRYALKLLLMYKGWMYESRAPGSRISMKTMLWASVVKVLSGWNKPRLYSFQGSLPRLPLPTVSDTMRRYLLSVRPLLDDENYRRVERLAKEFEETIAVKLQRYLILKSWWSSNYVSDWWEEYVYLRGRSPLMVNSNFYGTDTLLRPTRVQAARAATIIHFCLRFRRLIERQELEPIMLQGMVPLCSWQYERLFNTVRVPGVERDRIVHYQDSTHVSVHCRGKYYKLVVYSRGRLLNPAEIQTQLQQILSDESPVAPAEARIAALTAGERSHWAHARQTLFQRGHNRTSLHCIERAAFHVSLDDSEYGFDEHDVSRLDQYGRVLLHGKGYDRWFDKSFNLCFSTDGSVGFNTEHTW; translated from the exons ATGGCGGAAGCTCATTCTGCTGTGGCATTCTCGTTCGCGATCACCCACGACGGATGGGACGTGAACTTTGACCGTGAGGTCCTCTACTTGGTTTGGGAGTCTGGTCTACGCTCGTGGAAGAAGCGATTGGCGCGTTTCAGA AACAGTATCCACAACGGCGTGTACCCGGGCCACCTTCAGTCTCTGTACTTCCTTTGGACTGTGCTTGTGGCGGCACACTTTGCCGGCCTGAACATACCATTCGGGCTGGTGCAGAAAGCTTTGACGATACTCCCCAG TAATTCAACGTTATGGCAAGTTATAGCTTGTCTTCTTGCTGCCCTCGTGATGTGGTTGACGGTCATCTTCTTGATGCGGTATGCGCTCAAGCTCCTGCTTATGTACAAG GGATGGATGTATGAGTCCCGCGCACCTGGTTCACGGATATCTATGAAGACGATGCTATGGGCCAGCGTCGTTAAGGTACTCTCGGGGTGGAACAAGCCCCGTCTCTACAGCTTCCAAGGCTCCCTGCCTCGGCTGCCGCTGCCTACCGTCTCCGACACTATGCGACGG TACTTATTGAGCGTACGGCCACTGTTGGACGATGAAAACTACAGGCGGGTCGAAAGACTCGCGAAGGAGTTCGAAGAAACTATAGCAGTCAAGTTACAGAGATACTTGATCCTCAAGTCATG GTGGTCAAGCAACTACGTATCAGATTGGTGGGAGGAATACGTGTACCTGCGCGGTCGCTCGCCGCTGATGGTCAACTCCAACTTCTACGGGACCGACACCCTGCTGCGCCCGACGCGCGTGCAAGCCGCGCGCGCAGCCACCATCATACATTTCTGTCTGCGCTTCAGGAGACTTATCGAGAGGCAGGAGTTGGAACCG ATAATGCTGCAAGGCATGGTGCCGCTGTGCTCGTGGCAGTACGAGCGGCTGTTCAACACGGTGCGCGTGCCGGGCGTGGAGCGCGACCGCATCGTGCACTACCAGGACTCGACGCACGTGTCCGTGCACTGCCGCGGCAAGTACTACAAGCTGGTGGTGTACTCGCGCGGCCGCCTGCTCAACCCCGCGGAGATACAGAC TCAGCTGCAACAGATCCTGAGCGACGAATCGCCAGTCGCGCCGGCGGAGGCGAGGATCGCGGCGCTGACGGCGGGCGAGCGGTCGCACTGGGCGCACGCGCGGCAAACGCTGTTCCAGCGTGGACACAACCGCACGTCGCTGCACTGCATCGAGCGCGCCGCCTTCCACGTCTCACTAG atgaCTCGGAGTACGGGTTCGACGAGCACGACGTGTCTCGGCTCGACCAGTACGGGCGCGTGCTGCTGCACGGCAAAGGCTACGACCGCTGGTTCGACAAATCCTTCAACCTCTGCTTCAGCACCGACGGTTCT GTTGGGTTCAACACTGAACATACATGGTAA